In a genomic window of uncultured Sphaerochaeta sp.:
- a CDS encoding LacI family DNA-binding transcriptional regulator produces MKRYATLKDVAKLAGTTAATVSYVLNEKEGRYISDETRRKVLEAAKQLEYVKSIGASSLKGKSRKLIAILIPQFENQFFTRIVVASEEVFVKHGYDLIICNTFDKPEREKAILNRMIQQRVDGIILTPTRMGTENTKLLRKVGMKMVVVDRPLPGVKDFFWVATNNYGCGFVGAHYLFSKGHRKVAYIGWESGIQDLEARKRAFFDAADSYGIAHDSLVVAEGGFSAEEGCRLTSEVLEKHPDVTAIFYGFNIQALGGVKCLSQRGISIPEELSVMIIGSPEWIMAGKNDFTHVDMNDIELGRKAANLLLSQIQQEDEVPFQHIIQDCTLIEGSSVRDIR; encoded by the coding sequence ATGAAACGCTATGCAACCCTTAAGGATGTTGCCAAACTAGCCGGTACAACCGCTGCCACCGTATCCTACGTCCTCAACGAGAAAGAAGGCCGATACATCAGTGACGAGACTCGGCGCAAGGTGCTTGAAGCTGCAAAACAACTCGAGTATGTGAAGAGCATCGGGGCCTCATCCCTGAAAGGGAAAAGCCGGAAACTGATAGCAATCCTGATACCCCAGTTCGAAAACCAGTTCTTCACCCGTATCGTGGTGGCCAGTGAAGAGGTCTTCGTCAAGCACGGGTACGACCTGATCATCTGCAATACCTTCGACAAACCGGAACGAGAGAAAGCCATCCTCAACAGGATGATCCAGCAACGGGTGGATGGCATCATCCTCACCCCGACACGCATGGGAACGGAGAACACCAAGTTGCTGCGGAAAGTCGGGATGAAGATGGTGGTGGTCGACCGACCTCTTCCCGGGGTCAAAGACTTTTTCTGGGTGGCCACGAACAACTACGGCTGTGGTTTTGTGGGTGCACACTACCTCTTCTCCAAAGGACACAGGAAGGTCGCCTATATCGGGTGGGAGAGTGGCATTCAGGACTTGGAAGCCAGAAAGAGAGCTTTCTTTGATGCTGCGGATTCATATGGCATAGCACACGACAGCTTGGTTGTTGCCGAGGGTGGTTTCTCTGCTGAGGAGGGATGCCGGCTTACTTCAGAGGTCTTGGAGAAACATCCGGACGTGACCGCCATCTTCTATGGATTCAACATCCAGGCACTGGGGGGAGTCAAATGCCTCTCCCAGCGGGGAATCTCCATTCCCGAAGAACTTTCTGTGATGATCATCGGCAGCCCGGAGTGGATCATGGCAGGAAAGAATGACTTCACCCATGTCGATATGAACGACATCGAGCTGGGACGAAAAGCGGCAAACTTGCTGCTTTCCCAAATCCAGCAGGAAGACGAAGTCCCATTTCAACATATCATACAGGACTGCACCCTGATTGAGGGAAGTTCTGTACGAGATATACGTTAG
- a CDS encoding tripartite tricarboxylate transporter TctB family protein: MDTKQKDFTISLVLSLVGIYATVEGIRMYLKAAQPPFGITNLSISPALLPIILGSLLLILSLVLFSQSVKGSSIRERFALLAGWFGHSVKDTDIRMMVGGMAIMAVYAFLLIGLLPYYLASVIFLIALMLFLRASTIVKSIIISIAAVGLVILLFQYGFNVSLP; encoded by the coding sequence ATGGATACCAAGCAAAAGGATTTCACCATCTCCCTGGTGCTCTCACTGGTGGGCATCTACGCAACGGTCGAAGGCATCAGAATGTATCTGAAGGCAGCGCAACCACCGTTTGGAATTACCAACCTTTCCATCTCCCCAGCTCTTCTTCCCATCATTCTCGGATCACTGCTCCTCATCCTGAGCCTTGTGCTCTTTTCCCAAAGTGTGAAGGGAAGCAGCATCAGAGAGAGGTTCGCCCTTCTGGCTGGATGGTTCGGACATTCCGTGAAAGATACGGATATCCGCATGATGGTGGGAGGCATGGCCATTATGGCCGTCTATGCCTTTCTGCTCATCGGGCTTCTGCCCTACTATCTGGCCTCAGTCATCTTCCTTATCGCCCTGATGCTCTTCCTTCGCGCCTCAACCATCGTGAAAAGCATCATCATCTCGATTGCAGCCGTTGGATTGGTGATTTTGCTCTTCCAGTATGGCTTCAATGTCTCACTTCCCTAA
- a CDS encoding DUF6062 family protein, producing the protein MKIELETIPVWDGLNSHSECFICDLMGEAQKDAINFYLGNSVMNPETRVKVNEHGFCTKHWQMLSAANKAQSVALMSDTYLAATRAKAEGAINALLGAKNPRQAKKAVLAFSDVLEKREQGCLVCTAMDERLKRYLYTTCYLWGDDPSFREALAEGKGFCLHHFQLLLETASEALSSSLYVDFVRTITRTEVENLDRTAKDVYWMTQKYKSENMDKSWNGCEDAHKRGVDKMTGRHRVTDPVR; encoded by the coding sequence ATGAAAATCGAACTGGAAACAATCCCTGTCTGGGACGGCCTGAACAGCCACAGCGAGTGCTTCATCTGTGACCTGATGGGTGAGGCGCAAAAGGATGCCATCAATTTCTATCTTGGCAACTCGGTCATGAATCCCGAAACACGGGTGAAGGTGAATGAGCATGGGTTTTGCACCAAGCATTGGCAGATGCTCAGTGCAGCAAACAAAGCCCAGAGTGTCGCCTTGATGAGCGATACCTATCTTGCCGCCACCCGAGCAAAGGCAGAGGGGGCAATCAACGCACTGTTGGGAGCCAAGAACCCGAGACAAGCCAAGAAGGCTGTGCTCGCGTTCTCCGATGTGTTGGAGAAGCGGGAGCAGGGTTGCTTGGTCTGTACGGCGATGGATGAACGGCTCAAGCGCTATCTCTACACCACCTGCTACCTGTGGGGGGACGACCCGTCTTTTCGTGAAGCGCTTGCCGAAGGCAAGGGGTTCTGTCTCCACCACTTCCAATTGCTGCTTGAAACTGCTTCTGAAGCCCTTTCTTCATCCTTGTACGTGGATTTTGTACGTACAATAACCCGGACGGAGGTGGAGAACCTCGATCGGACAGCCAAGGATGTCTACTGGATGACCCAGAAATACAAGTCAGAAAATATGGACAAGAGTTGGAACGGCTGTGAGGATGCCCACAAGCGGGGCGTGGACAAGATGACCGGAAGGCACCGTGTCACTGACCCGGTTCGCTGA
- a CDS encoding tripartite tricarboxylate transporter substrate binding protein: MRKTLAVCIVLLLAVGFCFAQGAAEETYPTKAINLTVPYGAGGTTDLTARALANAMGQKLGTTINVVNTPGAGGSAGSLNVQNAKVDGYTMLANGMLAFTTMPINGYTEKTYREWDIWIATFAPNAIIVPKNSPYNTIEDLIAAIKANPGKITAGTAGIGSGGHFGAEVIKAIAGAPYKHITYAGGGPALTATLSGEVDFCPQLLAEYKDLIISGDVKCLATLSDTDIELAPGVVVKSILHSYPTAGTFVPMGEVTGILLPNGLSEESLAKLDEAFAFATKDKAFLDFAAVKSFTVMPMGRADSQKYLDTFASKASYLMYDAGAVAIDPAKFGFKR; encoded by the coding sequence ATGAGAAAGACACTTGCTGTTTGCATAGTGCTCCTGCTCGCAGTCGGTTTCTGCTTTGCTCAAGGAGCAGCAGAAGAAACCTATCCCACCAAAGCCATCAACTTGACTGTTCCGTATGGTGCTGGTGGTACTACAGACCTTACTGCCCGCGCTCTGGCGAATGCCATGGGACAGAAGCTGGGAACGACCATCAACGTGGTGAACACCCCCGGAGCTGGCGGAAGTGCCGGTTCCTTGAATGTGCAGAATGCAAAGGTGGATGGATACACCATGCTCGCCAATGGTATGCTGGCATTCACCACCATGCCCATCAATGGCTATACCGAGAAGACCTATCGTGAATGGGACATCTGGATCGCCACGTTTGCTCCCAATGCAATCATCGTTCCGAAAAACTCCCCGTACAACACGATCGAGGACCTGATTGCAGCGATCAAGGCCAATCCCGGCAAGATCACGGCAGGAACTGCAGGCATCGGAAGCGGCGGTCACTTCGGTGCTGAAGTCATCAAGGCCATTGCAGGGGCTCCCTACAAGCATATCACCTATGCCGGTGGTGGTCCTGCCCTCACTGCCACCCTCTCCGGTGAAGTTGACTTCTGTCCCCAGCTGCTCGCTGAGTACAAAGACCTCATCATCAGTGGTGATGTGAAGTGCCTTGCAACCCTGTCCGACACCGACATTGAGCTTGCTCCCGGCGTTGTGGTGAAGTCAATTCTCCACTCCTATCCTACTGCCGGCACATTCGTGCCGATGGGCGAGGTGACCGGTATCCTGCTCCCCAACGGCTTGAGTGAAGAGAGTCTTGCCAAGCTTGATGAAGCATTTGCCTTTGCAACCAAAGACAAGGCCTTCCTCGACTTTGCAGCAGTCAAGAGTTTCACTGTCATGCCGATGGGACGTGCAGATTCCCAGAAGTACCTCGATACCTTCGCCAGCAAGGCAAGCTATCTGATGTATGATGCAGGTGCTGTGGCCATCGATCCGGCCAAGTTCGGTTTCAAGCGCTGA
- a CDS encoding GGDEF domain-containing protein: protein METLLRIQILTICLLLLGFAYAATSKKALLGNLGNSRVLYIYHWFIFSTAVILLTDLLAWMLDGVPGKGLHVLLLVNHTIYYAFHTLPTTCYILYADLLLHEDPKRLRRWQIPLTVLVLAIAFLSLASPFTGWFFTLDAQNVYRRGSLFMLFSGIQLLLLLSALLPLFGSSRRGKPRIYWTLVFFPFIGFIGGLLQSLFYGLVLIWPVTTVFLVAAALNIQKEQIGIDHLTGISNRLWFDEVLQRALRSVPTQKTFACILMDLDGFKQINDTLGHDVGDQALQEMARILRRVAGPDDVITRYGGDEFAVLLHDTNETLVQAMCDRIETEVALGNKGPSKPYMLSVSMGCAIYDPARFSDDKAFLSYLDAAMYEEKRTKLNTRR from the coding sequence ATGGAAACCCTGCTTCGCATACAGATACTCACCATCTGCCTCTTGTTGCTTGGATTTGCCTATGCGGCAACATCCAAAAAAGCATTGCTTGGGAACTTGGGAAATTCACGGGTGCTGTACATCTACCATTGGTTTATTTTCAGTACTGCCGTCATATTGCTGACCGACCTGCTCGCTTGGATGCTTGATGGGGTTCCGGGCAAGGGCCTCCACGTCTTGCTTCTGGTCAACCACACGATCTACTACGCCTTTCATACGTTGCCCACTACCTGTTACATTCTCTATGCTGACTTGCTCTTGCATGAGGATCCGAAACGGCTGAGGCGTTGGCAAATCCCTCTCACCGTCTTGGTACTGGCAATTGCTTTCCTTTCCCTTGCATCCCCCTTCACCGGCTGGTTCTTCACCCTGGATGCACAGAATGTGTATAGGCGCGGCTCACTCTTTATGTTGTTTTCCGGCATACAGTTGCTTCTATTGCTCAGCGCGCTTCTTCCCTTGTTTGGCAGTTCAAGACGAGGGAAGCCCAGAATTTACTGGACTCTGGTCTTTTTTCCTTTCATCGGCTTCATCGGAGGCTTGCTCCAGTCACTTTTCTATGGCTTGGTCCTCATCTGGCCGGTGACCACCGTCTTCCTGGTTGCCGCCGCCCTGAACATCCAAAAGGAACAGATCGGCATCGACCACCTCACCGGCATCTCCAACCGCTTGTGGTTTGATGAGGTGCTGCAACGAGCACTTCGTTCTGTTCCCACCCAGAAGACCTTTGCATGCATCCTGATGGACCTTGATGGATTCAAGCAGATCAATGACACGCTGGGACATGATGTGGGGGACCAAGCACTGCAGGAGATGGCCAGGATCCTCAGGCGTGTCGCCGGTCCTGATGATGTCATCACCCGGTATGGCGGGGATGAGTTTGCTGTACTGCTGCACGACACCAATGAGACCTTGGTGCAAGCGATGTGCGATCGGATAGAAACTGAGGTTGCTTTGGGCAACAAGGGACCCAGCAAGCCCTATATGCTTTCAGTGAGCATGGGATGCGCCATCTATGACCCTGCAAGGTTTTCCGATGACAAGGCGTTTCTCTCCTACCTGGACGCTGCCATGTATGAGGAGAAGCGCACCAAGCTGAACACCAGACGGTGA
- a CDS encoding cation diffusion facilitator family transporter — MAKNLALLVSRINIFNNIALAISKISIGFVAHSNALLNDGINNAGDVVSSVIAMIGISAASKDSDDQHPYGHERLECVAAILLSGIIMVVGLGLLVDGIAGIIRKSYLDQQMPGYLAVVAAVASIIIKEIMFLYTRSAAKKTDSSALLASAWDSQSDVLATTGGLVGIIAARMGYPIADSIAAIIIAIFIFRVGIEIFKDGVFKMVDQACPEEMVKQINQVILDQEGVEGVDVLRTRKFGSRAYVDVEISADGSQSLVDAHSIAERVHHAIETSFPQVKHCMVHVNPKRK; from the coding sequence ATGGCAAAAAATCTGGCACTCTTGGTTTCTCGGATCAACATATTCAACAACATTGCCTTGGCGATCAGCAAGATCTCCATTGGTTTTGTCGCGCACTCCAATGCACTGCTCAACGATGGCATCAACAACGCCGGGGATGTGGTGAGCTCGGTCATCGCCATGATCGGCATCTCCGCGGCTTCCAAGGATTCGGATGACCAGCACCCGTATGGGCATGAGCGGCTCGAGTGCGTGGCCGCCATCCTGCTCTCGGGCATCATCATGGTGGTCGGACTGGGCCTGTTGGTGGATGGGATTGCCGGTATCATCAGAAAGAGCTATCTGGATCAGCAAATGCCGGGGTATCTTGCCGTGGTTGCCGCCGTGGCTTCGATCATCATCAAGGAGATCATGTTCCTCTACACTCGCTCTGCTGCAAAAAAGACTGACTCTTCAGCACTGCTTGCCTCGGCTTGGGATTCGCAAAGCGATGTCCTGGCCACCACAGGTGGTCTTGTGGGCATCATCGCCGCCCGGATGGGCTATCCCATCGCCGATTCGATCGCAGCCATCATCATTGCCATTTTCATCTTCCGTGTCGGTATTGAGATCTTCAAGGACGGTGTGTTCAAGATGGTCGACCAGGCATGTCCGGAAGAGATGGTGAAGCAGATCAATCAGGTCATTCTCGATCAGGAGGGCGTGGAAGGTGTAGATGTTTTGCGTACCCGCAAGTTTGGCTCCCGTGCCTATGTGGATGTGGAGATCAGTGCAGACGGAAGCCAGTCATTGGTGGATGCTCACTCCATAGCCGAGCGGGTGCATCATGCCATCGAAACCAGCTTTCCCCAGGTCAAGCACTGCATGGTCCACGTCAATCCCAAGAGGAAATGA
- a CDS encoding OsmC family protein — protein MGEKKHIRADFVSGHYQFSTDKGSSFEFGPESAPYDYLLGALSGCLFKTFEEVAVKMRISWEHVSFEVNGTKRDAVPTTLEEVVITVQASGTDNQQKFLKAFETATRYCSIYQTISQVSRMSWSVDFL, from the coding sequence ATGGGTGAAAAGAAGCATATACGAGCCGATTTTGTATCTGGTCACTACCAGTTCAGTACCGACAAGGGATCCAGTTTCGAGTTTGGCCCGGAAAGCGCTCCCTACGATTATCTGCTCGGAGCCCTCAGTGGATGCCTGTTCAAGACATTCGAGGAAGTGGCAGTGAAGATGCGCATCAGTTGGGAGCATGTCAGCTTCGAAGTGAACGGGACCAAGCGAGATGCGGTTCCCACGACCTTGGAAGAGGTTGTCATCACAGTCCAGGCAAGCGGGACTGACAACCAGCAGAAGTTCCTCAAGGCATTCGAAACAGCAACCCGCTATTGCTCGATCTACCAGACCATCTCACAGGTTAGCCGGATGAGTTGGTCTGTCGATTTTCTGTAA
- a CDS encoding class II aldolase/adducin family protein yields MDMKQFEHERHLVAAFMTRLYDRQLTTASGGNISLRINKDLFCITPSALDKGLLRTEDIAVVTLEGKNLTPHLRLSIETEMHRLILLARPDCSAVVHAHPTTVSAFSAVTKEGRCGINTHLIAESYYILEDPVMVDYRLMGTVNLAEQAAVQAVDHDVLVLENHGAVTLGRTLLEAFDKIELLERAAQMTVIAEQLGRSGYEVSPLSEPRLKQLMHMKSGS; encoded by the coding sequence ATGGATATGAAGCAATTTGAACACGAGCGGCACTTGGTTGCCGCTTTCATGACCCGCTTGTACGATCGGCAGCTGACCACCGCAAGCGGAGGAAATATCAGCCTGAGAATCAACAAGGATCTCTTCTGCATCACCCCATCCGCCTTGGACAAGGGCTTGCTCAGAACAGAGGATATCGCAGTGGTGACCTTGGAGGGGAAGAACCTCACCCCTCATCTGCGCCTGAGCATAGAGACGGAGATGCATCGGCTCATTCTCCTTGCCCGACCTGATTGCTCAGCCGTTGTGCATGCACACCCCACTACGGTGTCGGCCTTCAGTGCGGTCACCAAGGAGGGCCGTTGTGGCATCAACACCCATCTGATCGCAGAGTCGTACTACATTCTTGAGGACCCGGTGATGGTCGACTACCGCTTGATGGGTACCGTCAACCTTGCCGAACAGGCGGCCGTCCAGGCAGTCGATCACGATGTGCTGGTGCTTGAGAATCATGGGGCCGTCACCCTTGGCCGTACCTTGCTTGAAGCCTTCGACAAGATTGAGTTGCTCGAACGAGCCGCACAGATGACGGTCATCGCAGAGCAGTTGGGGCGGAGCGGCTATGAGGTCTCACCGCTCAGTGAGCCAAGGCTCAAGCAGTTGATGCATATGAAAAGCGGGTCCTGA
- the aspS gene encoding aspartate--tRNA ligase, translating into MSEEVFSQRTTTCGALTKADNGKTVVLNGWVHRDRNHGALHFINLRDRYGITQVVVDDDASEELQAVAKELHLEYCISVTGVVRVRPDSMVNPEMSTGEIEVKAEKIEILSKCAPLPFQIDDGKETREDLRLKYRYLDLRSQGMQKRLKLRHDFILSCRKYLASRDFYEIETPTMIKSTPEGARDFLVPSRIYPGKFYALPQSPQLFKQILMVGGMDKYFQIARCYRDEDARGDRQLEFTQLDLEMSFVKRDDVLSLMEELFGHVFKEVMDYELPVHFRRLSYTEALNTYGCDKPDLRFDLPLTDLNELAQKSSFATFGEIVANGGFVKAVVAPKTEGVDFSRKYITELEDAAKIYGAAGLAWIKVGADKALSGGVSKFFAGLEDELLSRVGANEGDMILFVAHQNWKKCCASLSAVRSKLGKDLNLIRKSFEFCWIIDFPLFEYNESEGHWEAAHHMFSMPQVEYLDTLESDPGSVKGDLYDLVLNGYEVASGSIRIHDVELQKRIFRICNFDDETAEERFGFLLNAFRFSPPPHGGIAPGVDRMVMIMSEQTSIHEVIAFPKNTAAVSPMDDSPSEVDQQQLDDLHLIINYPKPKE; encoded by the coding sequence ATGTCTGAAGAAGTATTTTCCCAACGAACGACCACTTGTGGTGCCCTGACCAAGGCTGACAACGGCAAGACTGTTGTGCTCAACGGTTGGGTGCATCGTGACCGAAATCATGGAGCCCTCCATTTCATCAATCTGCGAGACCGCTATGGGATTACCCAGGTGGTGGTCGATGACGACGCCAGCGAAGAGCTGCAGGCAGTCGCAAAAGAGTTGCACCTCGAATACTGCATCAGTGTCACCGGTGTGGTACGGGTCAGACCCGACTCCATGGTCAATCCGGAAATGAGCACCGGCGAGATTGAGGTCAAGGCTGAGAAGATTGAGATCCTCAGCAAGTGCGCTCCGCTTCCGTTCCAGATAGACGATGGGAAAGAGACCCGCGAGGACCTTAGGCTGAAGTACCGTTATCTTGACCTGCGCAGCCAGGGGATGCAAAAGCGCTTAAAACTGCGCCATGACTTCATCCTCTCCTGCCGCAAGTACCTCGCTTCGCGGGATTTCTATGAGATCGAGACCCCGACCATGATCAAGAGCACCCCCGAGGGTGCGCGAGACTTCCTGGTTCCCAGCCGCATCTATCCCGGAAAGTTCTATGCCCTTCCCCAGAGCCCCCAGCTCTTCAAGCAGATCCTGATGGTCGGCGGAATGGACAAGTACTTCCAGATCGCACGCTGTTACCGCGATGAGGACGCTCGCGGAGACCGCCAGCTTGAGTTCACCCAGCTTGACCTGGAGATGAGCTTCGTCAAGCGTGACGATGTGCTCTCCCTCATGGAAGAGCTCTTCGGCCATGTCTTCAAGGAAGTCATGGACTATGAACTGCCCGTTCACTTCCGCAGGCTCAGCTACACTGAGGCTTTGAACACCTATGGTTGCGACAAGCCCGATCTGCGTTTCGACCTCCCCCTCACCGATCTGAACGAGCTGGCTCAGAAGAGCAGCTTCGCCACCTTCGGCGAGATTGTCGCCAACGGTGGTTTCGTCAAGGCAGTGGTCGCCCCAAAAACCGAGGGTGTGGACTTCTCCAGAAAGTACATCACCGAACTTGAGGATGCTGCAAAGATCTACGGCGCCGCAGGGCTTGCCTGGATCAAGGTGGGGGCTGACAAGGCTCTCTCCGGCGGGGTGAGCAAGTTCTTTGCAGGCCTCGAGGATGAGTTGCTCAGCCGTGTTGGTGCCAACGAAGGCGACATGATCCTCTTCGTGGCTCACCAGAACTGGAAGAAGTGCTGTGCAAGCCTCAGCGCCGTTCGTTCCAAGCTTGGCAAGGACCTGAACCTGATCCGCAAGAGCTTCGAGTTCTGCTGGATCATCGACTTCCCGCTCTTTGAGTACAACGAGAGCGAAGGCCATTGGGAAGCTGCACACCACATGTTCAGCATGCCCCAGGTGGAGTATCTGGATACCCTCGAGTCCGACCCGGGCAGTGTGAAGGGCGATCTGTACGACCTGGTGCTCAACGGCTACGAGGTTGCCTCAGGTTCCATCAGAATCCATGATGTGGAATTGCAGAAGCGGATTTTCCGCATCTGCAACTTCGATGATGAGACTGCAGAAGAGCGCTTCGGCTTCCTGCTCAACGCCTTCCGCTTCTCACCACCCCCGCACGGAGGCATCGCACCGGGTGTCGACCGCATGGTGATGATCATGAGCGAGCAGACTTCCATCCACGAGGTCATCGCGTTCCCGAAAAACACTGCGGCTGTCAGCCCGATGGATGACTCTCCCTCCGAGGTCGACCAGCAGCAGCTTGATGACCTGCATCTGATCATCAACTACCCAAAACCCAAGGAGTGA
- a CDS encoding tripartite tricarboxylate transporter permease encodes MIATYLLEALLTVLTPLNLLVLALSVGSGLVMGMLPGLSATMAIALLTGLTYNFPTQTALISLLGVYVGSISGGCQSAILLNIPGTPASAATALDGFPMAKRGDGGHAIFIATTSSMLGTLLSVVFVLTLTPFLTSMALKFASWEFFLLSIFGIMICGALTAKGNALKGWISGILGLLVAMVGLDTVDTFARFSFGNVNLMSNIQLIPVMIGLFGFPEIVRSFKKEGEGSPIKVSKFQPRQGFASVARNWVAVIRSSMIGVMVGIIPGVGEDTGGWLSYWASKSRSKDPESFGKGNELGIISAETGNNACIGGALIPVLSLAVPGSAPAAVLLAAFLMHGYRPGPLLMTESPGFVYSVSIYLIAASFIMWFLSLLISRGTVRILGIKKKLLMPIIFLLCVIGSYLINYNLFDIKVMFVFGLIGLALSATNFPAAPFLLGVILGPMTDSNLRRGLRLSDGSFLPLLQRPICIFFLVIIIGMILAQLGLFTKLKKVRS; translated from the coding sequence ATGATCGCTACCTATCTGTTGGAAGCACTGTTGACCGTGCTTACCCCGCTTAATCTTTTAGTACTGGCCTTGTCGGTCGGATCCGGGCTCGTCATGGGTATGCTCCCCGGACTCAGCGCAACCATGGCCATCGCTCTGCTGACCGGCCTCACCTACAACTTTCCCACCCAGACGGCGCTCATCTCCCTCTTGGGTGTCTATGTAGGCTCCATCTCCGGTGGTTGCCAATCGGCAATCCTGCTCAACATCCCCGGCACTCCGGCCAGCGCCGCCACCGCCTTGGATGGGTTTCCCATGGCAAAGCGTGGGGATGGCGGACATGCAATCTTCATTGCAACCACTTCCAGCATGCTGGGAACCCTGCTCAGTGTGGTGTTTGTCCTAACCCTTACCCCGTTTCTCACCAGCATGGCGCTCAAGTTCGCCAGCTGGGAGTTCTTCCTCCTCTCCATCTTCGGCATCATGATCTGCGGCGCACTTACCGCCAAGGGAAATGCCCTGAAGGGATGGATCAGCGGCATTCTGGGACTCCTGGTCGCAATGGTTGGCTTGGATACCGTGGATACCTTTGCCCGTTTCAGTTTCGGCAACGTAAATCTCATGTCCAATATCCAGCTGATTCCTGTCATGATCGGCTTGTTTGGCTTTCCCGAGATTGTGCGCTCCTTCAAGAAGGAAGGGGAAGGATCACCCATTAAGGTGTCGAAATTCCAACCAAGACAGGGTTTTGCTTCGGTGGCAAGAAACTGGGTGGCAGTCATCCGTTCCAGCATGATCGGTGTCATGGTCGGTATCATCCCTGGTGTCGGTGAGGATACGGGTGGCTGGCTCTCCTACTGGGCGAGCAAGAGCCGAAGCAAAGATCCCGAAAGCTTTGGGAAAGGCAATGAGTTGGGCATCATTTCGGCGGAAACCGGAAACAATGCCTGCATCGGCGGAGCGCTCATCCCGGTTCTCAGTCTTGCAGTGCCCGGGTCAGCACCTGCAGCAGTTCTGCTTGCCGCATTCCTGATGCACGGATACCGCCCGGGTCCCCTGCTCATGACCGAATCCCCAGGCTTTGTCTACAGCGTCAGCATCTATCTCATCGCAGCTTCGTTCATCATGTGGTTCCTCTCCTTGCTCATCAGCCGTGGGACGGTACGCATCCTGGGGATCAAGAAAAAGCTGCTGATGCCCATCATCTTCCTCTTGTGTGTCATCGGTTCCTATCTGATCAACTACAACCTCTTTGACATCAAGGTGATGTTCGTTTTCGGCCTGATAGGGCTTGCCCTCTCGGCAACCAATTTTCCTGCCGCCCCCTTCCTGCTTGGGGTCATACTCGGTCCCATGACCGATTCCAACCTGCGCAGGGGACTGCGCTTGTCGGACGGTTCGTTCCTCCCGCTTTTGCAGAGACCGATCTGCATCTTTTTCCTGGTCATCATCATCGGCATGATTCTCGCCCAGCTTGGGCTTTTCACAAAATTGAAGAAGGTACGCTCATGA